TCTAATGGTCTTGAAGCTAAGTATTTCCTACAGGTTGGCGCGATCTTAAATATATCTGATAACGATTCTGTACATGCTGGTGACGTTATTGCCAGGATTCCTAAAGAGTCTTCTAGAAGTAAGGATATTACTGGTGGTCTTCCTAAAGTTGTGGAATTATTTGAGGCGCGCCAACCAAAAGATCATTCTATCATCAGTGAGATTGATGGATATGTTGAATTTGGTAAGGATTATAAGTCGAAAAGGCGTATTATAGTGAGACCTGTGGACAACAAAGAGTCTGCTGTGGAATATCTGATTTCTAGGGAACGTCATATTACGGTGAACGAGGGAGATTATGTTTCCAAGGGTGATATGTTGATCGAGGGGAACCCTTCTCCACATGATATACTTAGAATTATGGGGATTGAGGCACTTGCTAAGTATATAGTTGAAGATGTCCAACAGGTTTATAGGCTGCAAGGTGTTGATATCAACGATAAGCATATCGAGGTGATATTAAGGCAGATGATGCAAAAGGTTGAGATTGTTGATCATGGAGAGACTACTTTCATAGTCGGTGAATATGTTGATAAGGATGAATTTGAAGAAGTGAACCGTAAAACAGTACAAGATGGTTATTCTCCAGCTGTTTCTGTGCCTGTTCTTCAAGGTATTACAAAAGCTTCATTGCAAACAAGATCATTCTTGTCTGCTGCTTCGTTCCAAGAGACAACCAGAGTTTTAACAGATGCTGCGGTTGCAGGTAAAGATGATCCATTGCTTGGATTAAAAGAAAACGTAATAGTTGGGCGTTTGATTCCTGCTGGTACAGGGTTTTATATGCGTAAAGCTAAGAAACATCAGTCATTTGATTGAAGAATTAGAATCTATAGCTAAAAAATCACAACAAATTGACACAGATACCATCAGCCGAGCAATAAAATACACAATATAAAGTTATACCAAGGAATTTCAAAAGCTAAAATGCACATTTCTGGCGGATGGACTTGAAAACTCTTCGTAATTGTTTATTAGATGTGTGATTCGTAGACATTGTTACATTTTACTTGTCAGATTTAATTGTAACTTTCCAGCATTGTATTTGTTTTTAAGTACTGTTAGTTTTTGCTCATATTTGTAGTTTTGAAGCGCATATGGTTTGTTAGCAGGATTGTAAGCTGCCTCTATTTCTGCTTGCGAGTGAGCAAGAGTTTGTAGAGTTTGAAAAGTTTCCCAAGGAGTTTTTCCTTTTAATGAGCTATGAGACCTGTGTCTGTTATAATATTCTTCCCATTGTTGAAGTTTTGCGGATAAATCAGCATCTTTAATGTTAATGCTGCTGTAGAACTCGTCTAAGTCAGTTCTTTGAGATCTCTCGACTTTTCCATTAAGATGTGGCGAAGCTGGCCTGATAGGTCGAAATTTAATCTTCCATTCTTTTAGTCTATCTTGAACTGCATTCTCTGCCACTATCAGTTTGGATCCTTTGTATGCAAAATGGCATCCTCTCACGCAATTTATTTAGGAAGTCTAAAGTATTTGCTGACGTACGCCTGCTGTATAAAGCAATGACCTTGTAGCGAGTACAATCATCAATAGCTGTATACTGATAAAGACCTGCTGCTATCTTACATGTGGTAAATTAAGTTGAGGTTTACGCATTAAAGAATTGAACCAAAGCATACATATGTTATTACTTTTTCCGAAAATCTTCGCTGTATGAGGATGGCATTTTTCCTTTGAGTGTAATACACATCTATATATATGCGCAAACTGCAACTTAATTTACTATACATCCATTTGTACACGCTCCCCAGGATACTTACAGTTGTAGCGTTTTGTTTGTTTTCTATAATGACGCTTCAAAAAAAGGTCACCAACATTATGTTTTTTTAATGTTTTATGGATCGTTGATAAAGAGAAAGATAAAGAATATATATACTGCACCCTTAATTCAAACCATTTGTTTTAAATGCTCCGATTTTTTAGCAAAAAATTAGCTTAAATATATAGAAGCTGGTGTTCTATATTTTAAAGCTTGATGTAACCTTGTGTTGTTATACCAAGGTACAAATTCTTCTATCCTTTTTTCCAAGCTGCCTATATCATCAGGTCTATAATAATAGATCACTTCTTGCTTTAAAGTTCTCCAAAGTCTTTCTACATATATATTATCAAAACACCTGCCAACATGATCCATACTGATGCTTACATTTTTTAGTTGTAATTTTTGTATAAATTCACTGCTGGTATATTGCGAACCTTGATCAGTATTAAATATCTCTGGAACTCTTGTTGCCAATGCCCTTTCTAATAATGCTATGCAAAATCCTGCTTCCAGAGAATATGATAAATCATAGCCTATAATATATCTACTGTGTAAATCAATAATAGCCGTGAAATACATGAACTTGCCATTAATTTTTATATATGTAATATCACTTGCCCATACTTGATTTATCCTATTGATTTCAATTCCTGATAGTAAATAAGGATAAATTTTATGTTCAGGATTCTTTATAGTAGTATTTCTATAGCTCTTAGGATATAAGCCTTCTATCTCCATTTCTTGCATTATTCTCAGTACCTTTTTAGCATTGATGATCTTACCTTGGTTATGCAAATCAGCTGTTATCTTGCGATACCCGTATCTACAATCTGATAATAAATAAATTTCCCTAATGAGATTTGCAATCTCACTTTCATCACTTATCACTGGCTTGTAATACAACTTAGTTCTAGGAATATTCAGCAACTCAGCTTGTCTTCTTATAGAAATATCAGCACAAATTTCTAACATATTTTTTCTCTCTTCATAATTTATTTCTGCAATTTTTTTTTGAGAAAATTATTTTCAATGCTTATCTCGCCAATAATTTTATGCAATTTTTCTATTTCTTGCTCAGAGAGTTTTTGCTTTTTTGTATACTCACTTTCTGGAATAAAAAGCTGATACAAATCCCTGATAGCCTTATCTTTCCAGTCATATAAATTAGTTGCAGGAATTTTGTATTCACTACATATTTCAGCTTTCCCCTTTTGACTTTGTATGGCATCTAGAGCCACTTTTGCCTTAAATTCAGCCGTATAATTTTTCTTTTTACTCATACTACTAACTTAATCCTATTTTTGATTCATTTTACTATCAAAAAATCGGTTGTTTTATTTTTTCTGGTTCGTTTCTTGGGGCCATTATAATCTATCTAATCAATATCTTGGAGATGAAGGAGTAAAAGAAAAACTAGCTCAAGCTTTAAAGAATAATTCTGCTATTACAGGGTTATTTTTATCTAAAAACAATATTGGTCCTGAGGGAGCAAAAGCAATAGCTGAGGTTTTGAAAGATAATATTGGTGTGAAAATTTTAATGCTTGGTGTGAACAACATTGGTGACGAAGGAGCAAAGGCAATAGCTGAGGCATTAAAATACAATACTTTTCTTTCTATAACGGCGTTGGACCTATCTAAAAACAACATTGGTCCTAAGGGAGCAAAAGCAATAGCTGAAGCTGTGAAAAATAATATTGATATTGGCGAGTTGTTTCTTAGTTTGAACAATATTGGCGATGAAGGAGCAAAAGCCGTAGCTAGTGCATCGAAATATAATTCCAACATAGTAGGAATATTTTTCGATGCTTGCAATATGAGCTACGATGGAGCAAAAGCAGTAGTGGAGATTGTGAAAGGCACTTCCATTCATGAGTTAACTCTAACTTATAATAATCTTAATACTGAAGAAGAGGAATTAATATCCCAAGCTTTACTAGATAATAACATTACTCAAGAATCTTATATCCTAAATGATGAAGAAGAATTATTATTAGCTGAAGTGCTGCAATCTTATAGTGCCATAAAGGAATCAAATATATCTCATAACAATGTTATAGATGAAAGATCAGAAGAGGTGGATCAGACTTTGCAAGATCACTTACTGGATGAATTTAATAGCGGATCTGTTATTGAGCATAGTAATACAAATGATACGCTCCACAACTCTGAACTCTAAGCTGAATCTTTTGTTAGCTTTGTTGGATGAATAACCTCAGTTTGATATAAGAGCTAAGTTTATTATTTTATGGCCAACTAACTATAAAATAATTATAGAGAACAGTTCATCAATTGAGCAATTTTTAGACGAAAATCTAATGAATACGACATCTTTTTAACATTTCCTTTTTCCTTCTTTTATAACTATTTTATAGTTAATTGGCTATATTTTTCCATGCTGCTGGTTTGTTTGTTTTTAAAGTATAAGCAATGATTCCAGCAAATAGGTTTGCTAAGAAATTAGTTGTGGATTTACGTCTTGTGTGCTGTATATGACAGATATTCTTCAGTTATTCTATAGCTGTCTCAATAAAGCTACGCTTGTTTAAAAAGTCCATCCGCCAAAAATATTTTTGTGGAGAAGTTAAATGTGCAAGAATTAGCTCAGGATTCACCCCTGCACTAATTTTTTTATATATTATTACTCATATGCCCTGCAAACACTGCTTTCACAAAAGCCGTAAAGTTTTTTGGTCTTTTATAACATTTCCTTACGGATTTAAAGCACTATTTTCGCGCTCCAAGCACCATTTCATGCGCACTTTCGAGACTTTTATAGTGCGCGCAAAACGATCTAATCCTATTGCTACGCATACCACAATAAACAGTATCAGCACCTACATCAAACACAATAGCTACTTCCTCGCGATAATATAAGATATGACCTTCTTTCTTAAATCTATAGAATAATAACGCCCCATATCGAATAATATATTAATACCTTTTATATCTTATATATCATTTATTAATCAATTGGGAAAATACTATAAAGTATGACTTTGCATGTACGTAAGTTAAATACACACTATATTTATGAAATAATGTTATAGCTTAACTTTCTTCACACTTAGAAATTAGTTCATCCAAGTTTTCGGGTGGCCAAGAAGGAATATCCATACCAAAACGCAAATGCATTGAAGCCAAAACCTCTTTTATTTCATTGAGTGATTTTCTTCCGAAATTTGGAGTTTGTAGCATAGCCGCTTCACTTCTAGTCACTAGATCGCCTATATATTTTATACAAGCACTTTTGAGACAATTAGCCGAACGCACAGTCAATTCAAGGTCCGCAACTTTACGCAATAGTATAGGATCGAAAGGAAGAGCTGATTCTTCCGGCTCTTTCAGTTGTTCTACTTCGGTGAAGTTAACAAAGATTTGCAATTGATCTTGCATGATCTTAGCAGCCAGCGCAAGAGCGGTATCTGGCGTTAGTGTACCATTTGTTTCGATAGTTAGAAATAGTCTATCAAATTCGGTTTTTGCTCCAACACGACTGTTTTCAACTTTATAAGCAACACGGCGTACAGGAGAAAATATAGCATCTATGGGTATTAAACCGATCACAACCTTGTCATCTTCCAGCTGCTCAGATGCGGTAACATAGCCTTTTCCAACAGCAATTATAAGCTCCATATTAAGTGTAGCATTACTGTCCAAATGACATATTACAAAATCAGGGTTCATGATTTCCATATCATCAACCACTTTTATCATTCCAGCAGTCACAACAGCAGGACCAGTGGCAGAAAGTGTCACTCTTTTATTTTGATAACCATGATATCTTATAAAAACAGACTTTAGGTTTAGAACTATTTCTGTAACATCTTCTCTTACTCCAGGGATAGTCGAAAATTCATGGCTGACACCTTCAATTTGAACAGCAGCTATTGCTACGCCCTGCAATGAAGATAACATAATCCTACGTAGCGTATTACCAAGCGTAACGCCGAAACCTCTCTCGAGTGGTTCGACACGAAATACAGCAGTATTTTGATCTATACTATTTAAAAAATACTCAGCAGGCCTAACCAACGATGTCCAGTTGGTAGATAAGACTTTATTAGCTTTTTCCACTTTCTCCTCTTTGCAAGTTATTTATATTCATTTGCGTGTTCATATCGTGTAACGGTGTAAAAACACTCCGAAAGCAACTAGAGCTAAGGCTATGATGGAATAAGCTAAAGGATAAGTATCACAGCTGAGCAATACAGTTCCACTTCCATCATTATAAGCTAGACACTTAAATGAAATTTCCACAACACACCATCAATCAAGACAAATACACAACAAGACTTACATAAAGAGAATGCATAAGGTAGTTAAGTATAGCCTCAACTATACAAATTATATCTAACAATAAACAGAAGCATGTAATTATGAGTTACAAATTCTGTCAAAATGCTTCTCAAATAGTAAGCTTATAGATAATAAGGCGTTCCATAAACTAAGGCTCAAAGTACAATCACTCATCTAGAATTTGAGTGATTAAACCCTACGCCTTTTTGGAGGTCTACAACCGTTATGTGGAACAGGTGTTATATCTTTTATCGCTGTAATGTTAAGCCCAGCTGCAGCCAAAGCACGTACAGCAGATTCTCTACCAGCACCAGGTCCCTTCATCTTAACTGAAACAGTCTTGAGCCCAAATTCCATAGCAGCTTTCGCAGCCTTATCAGCTGTAACCTGCGCAGCATAAGGTGTGGACTTTCTAGAACCTTTAAAACCACTATTCCCAGCAGACGCCCAAGCCAAAACATCTCCATAAGAATCAGTTATACTAACTATGGTGTTATTAAAAGTAGCTGACACGCAAGCAACCCCGACAGCAACATTTTTTTTCTTTTTATTATTTGATTTCATAACTGCCATAAATTACTACTTAGTCACCTTTTTTTTGCCAGCTATTGCAATAGCTTTACCTTTTCTAGTTCTAGCATTAGTATGAGTTCTTTGCCCTCTTACTGGCAATTTTCTAACATGTCTCATCCCTCTATAACATTTCATGTCAATCAGGTTTTTTATGTTTACAGAGACCTCACGCCTCAAATCGCCCTCAACAACATAAGCAGAATCTATCACTTCTCTTAATCTACTGACTTCATCCTCAGATAGACTATGTACTCTCTTACTAAAGTCCACATTGGCCTTACTGCATATATTAAGAGCAGAAAACCGACCTATTCCATATATATATGTCAGCGCAATCTCTACCCTTTTACTAGCTGGAATATTTACACCCGCAATACGCGCCACTCTAACACCTCACTCTTCGCATTCTAGAATAAAATTAAACAACCATAACGCAAGCCTCTCGCAACTGCAAAAATACAAGAAGCAAAAGAGAATGGACAAAAGAATGCTGCCGCCTCTAAATACCTGCCTGTAGCAAAGCACTAAAGGTGGATTAAACCAAGGCTATAATAAAACAGCTCAGCAACCCCAATCCTCCAACAGTCCACAATAGTATTAAATTTTACACAAAAGTCAACATCACTTTTGATATCCTATCAACTATAGACCTAAAAACTTGCTCCATACTCAGTGCACCATTCACTCTTATAAACCCTGGATGTTTCGAGTAAAAATCGACAACAGGTGCTGTTTTCTCACGATATGCTACGAAACGCCTATGAACTGCATCATCATCGTCGTCAGGTCTATGTACAAATTCACGTGAACCACAACTAGGACAAATATTTTCTTCTTCAGCTTTGAAGAATAAAGTGTTGTAAACAGACTTGCACTGCGCGCACAATATTCTTCCTCGTAGCCTATTTCTTAAGTCATCTTCTGTCATATCAATAAAGATGACATATACGTCATCTTTATGTAGCCGCTTTAATATATCATCAAGCGCAACAGCTTGTGATACAGTACGAGGAAACCCATCAATAATGAATCCATTACCACAATCTTTTTGCATAAGCCTTTCTTTGACTATCTGTTCCACTATGTAGTCATCAACTAAGTGTCCAGATTCTATCACACTTTTAACCTTTGTACCAAGCTCAGTATTTGAATCCACAGCTTGCCTTAACATCTCACCGGTAGACAATGATACGAGTCCATAATGCTCTGCAAGCATTGCCGCTTGTGTTCCCTTCCCTACTCCGGGAGCACCTAAAAGAATGAACCGCATACATCTACACTCTTTTAATCATTTTATTATTCTTCAGTAATCCATGATATTGATTGCTGATAATATGTGTTTGTACATTAGTAAAAAGCTCTATGACAACATTCACTACAATCAAAAGGCTAGTGCCGCTTAGGTAAAATGGGACTGAATATCTGGACATAATAAGTTCCGGTATTATACAAACACAAGCTATGTAACCGGCACCTATGACAGTTATTCTGGTTAGAACATGATCTAAGTAGTCAGCAGTATTCTTGCCAGGCCTTCTACCAAGTATCACAGCTCCAGCTTTCTTCAAGTTATCAGCAGTCTCTACAGGATTAAAAACTATAGATGTATAGAAAAAGCAGAAGAATACTATACAAGCTAAGTATAGAAGCATGTATAGTATTTTACCATGCACCATGTTGCTTGCTATGAACTGGTGGATGGCGCTATCATTATTATAACCTAAAAAACTAATGATAGTCGTTGGAAATAGAAGTATAGCGCTTGCAAATATTGGAGAAATGACGCCAGATACATTTAGTTTCAATGGCAGATGTGTGGATTCTCCTCCGAATATCTTATTTCCCACTTGACGCCTTGGATATTGCACAGACAACCGTCTTTGAGCCTTCTCCATGAGCACTATAAAGCCTATGATGCAGGCCATCATGACCAACAAAAGAATAAGCACAAAAACAGAAAGAGAGCCAACCTTGCCCATCTCAAAGAGCGAAACGAGTGCGGATGGCAACTCAGCAACTATCCCAGTAAATATTATGAAAGAAGCGCCATTTCCGAGGCTTTGGTGTGTTATACAATCACCAAGCCACATCACAAAGACTGTACCTGCAGTCAGTGTGATAATAGATATGAATATAAGGTAAACACTAGAAATTCCCTGGACAGACGCTCCTGCATTGCCTATTCCAACAACTACACCATATCCTTGAAAAATAGATAACAAGATAGTTAAATATCTTGTATATTGATTCACCTTTTTTCTACCAGATTCCCCTTCTTTTTTAAGGTTTGCAAGTGAGGGAGAAACAGCAGAAAGAAGCTGCATTACTATCGAAGCCGTAATATACGGCATGATGTTGAGCGCAAATATGGACATCCTGCCAAGCGCACCACCTGTAAACATATTAAACATACCAAGTATACCACCTACATGGCCGTTAAAAGTTTCAGATAATGCAGCAGAATCAACACTTGGTAGCGGTATATAAGTACCTACCCTGTATACCACAAGTATAAAAAAAACCATCAAAAACTTTTTGCCTAAAGCCCCAAGTGCACTGGACGTAGGATTTAAATTCGGTGCTAGCATCAACAAATATCAAGTAATTATTAAAAATACTAAAAAGCAAACTACAAAACCATCAGACATCATAAAACTACTTCTGGCATACTGAATATAAGAAGCAGATGTAATGTCAGATCTTAAGCTATTTTGTTCCCAAAATTACAACGCTGCCACCGTTCTTTTCTATCGCATCTAGAGCGCTCTTAGAAATAGCATGCAATTCTATCTTCATAGGTAAATTTTTGAGATCTTTACTAGCAAGCACCTTAATTTTTGTGTCATGGCCCTTAACAAGCCCAACACCTTTTAAAGATTCAAATGTCACAAAAGAAGAATCAATACGCTTATCTTCTATAAGTCTATCGATTGCAGCAAGAGTCACAACCTGATAACGCAACTTATTTAAGCTATTAAAACCACGCTTAGGAACTCTTCTATATAGTGGCATCTGCCCACCTTCGAAGCCGTTTAATGCAACACCACTACGAGCTGTTTGACCCTTACCACCACGACCACAAGTTTTCCCTTTTCCAGAACCTATACCACGCCCTAGATTCTTGGACTTTTTTCTGGCACCTTTGCTGTCCTTTAAAATATTTAGCATACTTTTTCCATATTTATTTTTGATATTGATTATAGCACAGCTACTAAATGCTTAACTTTCTGTATCATCCCACGCACAGCTGCAGTATCCTGAAGTGTGGATACTTTATTGATTTTATTCAATCCAAGCCCTTTTAAGGTGGCAATTTGTGCCTGTACAGATCCTATAGAGCCTCGTATCTGCTTAACTTGTATCACTCCTTTTTTCGTCATAAAAATAAAACCTCACGTATTTATAGTCCAGGTATCAAAATATCAATTTAAAATCAGAGCTGCAAGCAGTCACAAACCTTAAAAACTTATGCGCTTAAAAGTGCACATAGCTCCAAAATTTACTCTCTCAAAGCTTTTTAAAGACAAACCCTTTAACAAGTCCACCTAGACGAACGGACTAGAAAAGCTCGTAATTAGCAGACGACACAGCGATACTTAAACATAACAGAGTAAGTAATAAAATGCATCTGGCTACTCTTCATTCGAAGAAAACTCTACACCCACAGATTAAACATCATGTAAAAATAATCTGCGTCATACTTAAACCAAGCATAAATAAGTAAACAAAACGAGCTAACTGAGTCCGCTTGCAAAGCCTAAATTTCTATATCCTCTCTGTTACCTTAAGATGTGGCTCAAAACATGCATAGCAAGCTTCGAAGCAAACTTCCTGAAGATGAATTGCAAAAGCTATAATAAGCAAGAGTAACAAAAACTAGCTTTTCAGAAAAAGCACACACGTATAACATACAAAGCCCGAGGCATATATGTGAATAGCACATCAAATACCACAAACAGCAAAACATCTAAGTGATGCCTGATAACGACAGATGACCACTCTTTATACCACAACAACACAACATATCAATCAAAAAATGGATATAGAATTTCACTATTACGTTACATATCTAGTTTATATTAAAGCAGGCTTTAACAAAAATGAGGCGGAAATAATAGCTTATGCGTCTCAATATGTGGACGACAACACTGCTCAAGCATATGTTAAAAGCCGTGGTAGCGGCGCAATTGTTTATAGAAGCATGATAACACAAACGTATGATATTACTCTTCCTAAAAGCATTATGCATCAAATTTATATAGCGTTTCACTTTATTCCAGGTTTTTCTTCGCAAAGTCACAGTACAGATATGCATAGAAAAGATGGAAAGAAACACCATATGATGACTGTAGCAGGAAGCGTGCCATCGAGAATATTGATGTATTCTGCATTGCAAAGCGGTGATTTATATTGGATAGGCATTGCAACTCATGCATTTTTAGACACATGGGCACATCAAAATTTCACTGGAACTATGGATGATTTTAATGGCTTTTCAGATATCAAATCTATTGTAATACCAAATATAGGACATGCTGACGCTATGTCTGCTCCTGATGAGCTATGTAGAAAATGGTGTGATCCAAGATTAAAGAATCCTAAAATAGATAATAATAAAAGATTTTTAGAAGCTGCTTTTAGTCTATTTTCTATACTATTTGAGGTAAAGAAACCAAACATTAGTAAGCAGAATCTCATACTTGAATGGGAAATTATTGAACAAGATTTAATAACAATAGACCTCTTGCATAACCTATTTAAAGCTCAAAGTTATAGATACCAGCAAGTAAATTAAACCTTAAACCGAATCGTTTTCTTCTGTTCCTATAACGATCAGCGATAATTTTAAATCGTTTGATCATGCCTATGACGTTTTCATTTAAAACACGTTCACTAGACAATTGACGATTTTTCTTTTTATCTTTCCTGCTTAGTGGTCGCTTTTTTGTCTTTTTCTTTGGTAACTCTGAATTATAATGCAACTTATCAATGCCTTGATAACCAGTATCTGTAAGAACTTTAATCTCAGGGTGGATGTGAACTCCGGATTCTTTAAATAACCTGAAATCATGACGCTTGCCATTAGAAAAATTAGTGCAAATGATTTCTTTTTTCCTTTTATCCACAATAAGCTGAGTTTTTAGAGTATGTCGCCTCTTTTTTCCCGAATAAAAGTGCTTCTGTTTTTTTTAGGTCGTTCTATCGGTGTTTCAGTAGCATCAATTAACACAAGTTCGTATTCAGAATCGCTTTTTAGTAATGCTTTACGTCCAGGTAGTGAAAATCGTTTATCTTTAATTAGAGTATCTTCAATCCAACGTATATTACGATAACAGGCACTTTCACTTATTCCATAACTGCGGGAAATATGAAAATATGTCCTGTATTCACGCAAGTACTCAAGCGTCATGAGTAATCGATCTTCTAAAGCCAATTTATTGGGTTTTCCACCTTGAGACTTTAAAATAGCTTCAGCTTCTTTTAATATACTTAGTATAACTTCAAACGTTCCTCGTTTAATGCCAGTAAGCCTGCGAAACTCTTCTGCGTATTCATCTTTGATGTTTTCAAACTTCATGTTATCCTTGATAAAATCAAGGATTTTAATCAATTTATATGGTTATGCAAGAGGTCTAATATGGAATACGCATTGCACGCAGAGATTTTTTAGTGCTAGAGAAAGAAGAAATAGAATTGCTGAATATTCAAAAATAGCGATCAAATATTCAGGAAGTCCAATTCTGGAATATGATAAATTCGCGTGGAAAAGAGAAGCGCTAACAAGCGTAATCGGGCAATACGTATACCGGTGGCGTGATGCAGAGCTTTATAGAACAACGCATTGGTTTTGCTTTCAGGTTGCGGCCGTAAAGCAACTGGAGTTTGTCAAAAACCTTTTGCAAGCTTATAGCGCTTATCATTTACTCTATCCCTCAAAAATTGGTTTGCTGCGCAAATAAATCTTTTCGAAAAATTAAATGTACAAAAATTAGCTCTTAGATCTGCCATGCGCTAATTTTCTGATATATTAATTTTCCTATGCCTTGCAAATACTACTTTCACAAAATCCGTAAGTTTTTTGCGCTTATTATAATATTTTCTTATGGATTTAAAACGCTATTTTGACGCTCTCAACATTATTTTATACCGCTTCTGAGACTTTTGGCGCGCCTATCATTTCATATCCAATAATACTGCTAACTATCGATGCCATATTCATGCTAAATGAACCTTTTATCATAATAACATCACCTGGCATCAAAATTTTTCTTATATCTTCTTTGGCAATTTCTGAAGATACGTAGTGTGATCCTCTTATGTTGCCTGGCAATATTCTAAACAAACTACTCATAGAATCTCCAATAGTGAAAACCTTATCTATTTTGCATTTGATGATATCGTCTAACAATGCTTCATGCATCTTGATATAGCCTGCTCCTAGCTCTCTCATATCTCCCATTACTGCTATGAGTCTATTATTGGACTTCTTGTGCTTTCCAAGCCTCGAGATAGCAGCCC
This region of Candidatus Lariskella endosymbiont of Epinotia ramella genomic DNA includes:
- a CDS encoding IS5 family transposase (programmed frameshift) yields the protein MKFENIKDEYAEEFRRLTGIKRGTFEVILSILKEAEAILKSQGGKPNKLALEDRLLMTLEYLREYRTYFHISRSYGISESACYRNIRWIEDTLIKDKRFSLPGRKALLKSDSEYELVLIDATETPIERPKKKQKHFYSGKKRRHTLKTQLIVDKRKKEIICTNFSNGKRHDFRLFKESGVHIHPEIKVLTDTGYQGIDKLHYNSELPKKKTKKRPLSRKDKKKNRQLSSERVLNENVIGMIKRFKIIADRYRNRRKRFGLRFNLLAGIYNFEL